A window of Solanum stenotomum isolate F172 chromosome 9, ASM1918654v1, whole genome shotgun sequence genomic DNA:
AGTTTCTGATTTTTCAGAATTGGAGACATTTCATGTTGTTTCTTGTCCACATTATTGATGGTATGATGTGGTTGAGCAGGGACACCATCGGAGCCAAATTCTGGAATGCCGTTGCCAGACAAGAAGACAATGGAATTGATTCTTGACAAGTTACAGAAGTAAGTGTGAATTGTTAgaaaaaatggaatttttttttggttgttcaGCTGAATTCCCTTGTAATGCTTAGTTTCTTTAATTCCTGATGACAGGAAAGACATATATGGTGTTTACGCGGAACCTGTTGATCCTGAAGAGGTATGTTTTTGGAGGGGTGGTTTTTGTTTCAGAAGTCTTATTTGGGGAGAATGACAGTATAATTAAAGAAAGCTGCTTAGTTGTTTCTTGATTTCTGGGCAGCTTCCTGATTACCATGAGGTGATTGATAATCCCATGGACTTTACCACCGTCAGGAACAAATTGCGAACTGGATCATATGCCACTTTGGAGCAATTAGAGGTGAATCTCTTCAACTAATCCTCTTCAGTCTGCTTGTTTTTGAGCGTGGAGCAAGGGAAAATGCATCAGTTTTCTgtatttggttgtgttttggAATTCCAGCAGCAGTGAACAAAGACATAGGCACTCCAAAGTAGCTGATTTAGCTTCCATTCCAGTTTTGAAGctttactttcttcttttcttatctTAATATGTTTTTTGCCTCTGACCAGCCATGTTAGTAGAATCACATTTTCCCAGTAGTCCCTTTTTCTCACAATTGTCTACAGCCTGACTCTGAGCTGGCCATTGTAAGTTTGTCTTTCGGATATATTGTTATGCTTGGATTGGGTCTTTGCATCTAAATCACAAAAATAAGTTTCCTTCTGTTTTAAGAAATCAACGACTCCTCACGCACTTCATCTGGCTCTTTTCTGATGCCCTTGattaattgaaatttgaccGGTTTTTAGCTTGGTCACGACATTTCTGTGTCTCCTTGTTTAATCAGAAAGCACATACTATTTGGTGCTGGTGATTTACTGAATGCAAGGAAATGAAAGAGGAGTGCAGTTGCTTTACTCAAGATGGATCTGAAACTGTGGTTGGAGGAGAAGTCCATCCTTGAACCTCTATTGGGAAAACTATTCAACTGGGAAAATGGAACTGGAgaggaaaactaagcaacatcGAAGAATATTAATGACAGGCTAAATTAGACTGTTTATCTTGCAAGTTATTGCATAACTTGCATACTGAGAACTCGTTTTAGCTACAGCTTCTAGGCTTCTATTCTATAAATCAAGGAGGCATATTGGATTTTACTGATATATAACAATCTGATTCTCTTATGGTTTTTGCGTAATGGAGGTCTGTGGTTTTCTGATTTTTGTGGTGGAGAAAATCAGGAAATGTAACTAGTGTGCCTCTTTTGAGTTATCTGATACCTTATTCagttttatctcttttttccATTTCCGTAAAAGATGAAATTAAGAAACAGTTGGTATTCTCAGCAAGTTGAGGAAAATTTCTATTATTTGAGTACTTCAACTCTGCTGACctgataaataaaatcattcttTTGCAAACCAAGTGCTAGGTTAGCAAGAATTGCTGACATCATCAAAGTGGCCTCCATGTAATCTGAAGCCTTTTTCTgctttatatcttttttttatccGTTGCATTCATGGGTGCTAAACTTAGTCATTCTGTTTATTGATCGTTTCGGATGCTTAAAGCAGTATTTTGATGGTGTTGTAGTAACTAGCCCATCTTAAGGTGTTTGGTTTTATAGGTAACACAGAAACCTTATATCAATTTCTTACGATGAATTTAGAATGTCTCTTTCTAGTATATAACCCCATTAGGGAAATACTATGCGTCACTTTAagagacatgggttcatgggactTCAATTGGTGTCCACTCTTCTTTTTGATCAAATGAGAAGTCATAAAACTAGTCATCTGTGTGTTGATTGTACTCATGAGGCTGTCGAAGTCCAACtgccatttttttttacaagtgCAATTAtcaccatttttaaaaaatgctttTTAAGCTATATTACTAGCCAGGGTTATCAAAGGCACGCTTTAAGCGCGCTTAAGCCTTGAAGCGAGGATCAAAACGTGTTGAGCGCTCCACCTCGCTTTATGTGCGCTTTTAGTGTCATCATCAAGGTTCGAAGGCAaacttttccttgccaatgagcctcttacgaagaagtgacactaaacaattgatatttcattttatcataaatattttttcaatttctttggtcatatatttattattcatgattataattattagtcttggactaaacatatatatttgtatttttttctcctttggcgccttttttcattaaagcctATGCTTTATTTGCACTTTGCGCTCAAAGTCCCACGGACGTTAGAActtttttgcgcttttcgccttcatgccttttttcattaaagcctACGCTTTATTTGCGCTTAAAGCCCCCACGGACGTTATAActtttttgcgcttttcgcCTTTGATAACATTGTTACTAGCACAAAATATCCAGTATGTACTGATCTTAGCTTGATGTCCCTGAATAATCATACTTTAATTATTTCCATTTCAGAGCGATATCTTCCTCATTTGTTCAAACGCAATGCAGTATAATTCATCAGATACTGTCTACCATAAACAGGTATTTCTTGCAATCTCATCTTAGTCATCCTTTCTTTTTGAACCTGTAACGCTTATCTTGCAACGATTTTGACAAGGCACGTACCATCCAAGAGTTGGCTACAAAGAAATTTGAGAAGCTAAGAATCAAGTATGTCCGATCTGAAAAGGACGTCAAGTTAGAACAGAAGACAAAATATGGTTCTGTTGTCAGGAAGCAAATAAAGAAGCCGATGGTCCAGATGTTCCAGGAAACTGTTGGCTCTGATTTCTCGTCAGGTGCCACTCTTGCTGCAGCTGGAGATAACCACTATCTTAACAACACTTCTCTTGCTGGAGTGTCAGTGAAACCTTATGGTGTTGATGGGCTTGCTGAAGGAAATTCTTCACTGATAGATCAAAATGTAGACAAGGCAGAAGAATCATTATCAGGTACCATAAATTATTATGGGTCTTCAACAATAATCAAGATGCTATGTTTGCGTAGTAACAGGGTCGCTCCTGTTCTATGTCCTGCGTTTCTCTTTTGGCTTTTGACATTTTGAGCTTGAATTAATCAAGTTTTACTACTTGCTTATATTCCTCTTTCAGCTTTTTCTTCCTTGTTCTTTTTTGCATGTGTTGCTTGCCTTTTAAGTTTCTCTGCTTAACTTGTTGCAGGGAAGGGACCTCTATCCAGATTTGGAAGGAAATCAACTGTGCCTGATGAGAACCGTCGTGGAAGTTACAACATATCCACACAACCAGTTGGCAACACAGACTCCATATTTTCAACGTTTGAAGATGAAAGCAAGCACCTGGTCACTGTGCGTACCACATAACTAGTTTTATTTCcatttgattattgttttccTCTTTTGTAATTTTCCTGTGTGTGTTTAGGTTGGGCTTTATTCTGATCATGCATATGCTAGGAGCCTTGCCCGGTTTGCTGCAACTCTTGGTCCTGTTGCATGGCGAGTTGCATCCCAGAAAATTGAACAGGCATTACCTCCTGGATTCAAGTTTGGCCGTGGGTGGGTTGGGGAATACGAGCCACTTCCAACCCCCGTTTTGGTGCTTGAGAACTATACCTTGAAGGAACCTCCATTCTTCTCCAAGTCTGTACATAAGTTTGGAGCTCAAAAGAATGAGAAAACATCCGAGGACGCAATTGCTCCAAAAGATAAACCTCTTTCTAGGCCTATGTTAGAAGGAAAATCACCATATCTTGGTTCAGCTAAGGGTAAGTCCATGGAGAGTGGTTTGAATGTCTTGATTCCCACGAAGGAACTATCTCCTAGGGAGGTCAATCTAGAAGGAAGGACATCGTTTCTTTCTTCTGGAAAGAAACCTGCTGTTTGTGCTAGCCCCAGATACCAGCATCCTGATTTGCAATCCAGAAATTTCAATGAACCTGATAAAAAGATCCATTTCAAATCTGAGCCTGAGAAAAAGATCAATTTCAAAACTGAACCTGATAAAAAACTGCAGAAGCAGGTTGAGTTAAATTGCCCACCCTCAGCCAGTCCAAGGAATTCTGAAATTACCAGAAAGAGTAATGTTACCGTTACTTCTGAAGCACCTGGATCAAGGTCTACTGGGGTAAGTCCGAGGAACCCATTCTCATCAGGGTCTTTTAAGCAATCAGCCAAGAATGGAACTGCTGTTGGAGGAATGGCCAATGGGAGAGCAGTGAATAACAACCCAGACACTACACCAGCAGCGCATTTAACTGCTGATAAAGTTCCAACAGTGAGAAAAGTTGCAGGTTTCTTTCACCAAGAACAGGAACAGGGCCTTAGTGACCCTGTTCAGTTGATGAGAATGTTGTCTGAAAAGGCTCAAAATCAACAGAACTCTTTGAGTCAGTCCCTAACTGATGCTTCTCCAATTTCTCCTGTGACTCCATCTGTGAGGAAAAATGATTTAGCAAATGCCGCCGCCACTGCTGCCCGAGCATGGATGTCAGTTGGGGCAGGAGGTTTCAGACAAGGCATGGAAACAGCAAGCTCGCAGAATAGTCATATTTCTGCTGATTCATTGTATAACCCTTCTCGCAATGTCCAGCAACAAACTTCACGAGTTCGGGGTGAACATCCTGCATCAGCAATGCACTTTCAGGCTGAGAACAGTAGTCCACTTCATGCTTTTGTGCCTCATCCTGCGAGAGTGGGCAGTGAAGCTCAATTTCAGAATCCGCAAATGATTTTCCGCCAATCAATACCTGCTGACTTGTCTAGGTTCCAGGTACAATCTGCTTGGCAGGGGTTTAATCAACCAGCACAGCCAAGGCAGAAGCAGGATTCCCTCCCCCCTGACTTAAACATTAGTTTCCAGTCATCTGGGTCTCCTGGTCGTCCATCTTCAACTGTTTTGGTTGATTCTCAGCAGCCAGACCTGGCCTTGCAATTATGAGACCAAGCAAATTCtgataaaatatttgaagaggTCTGAACCTACAAGAGCCTTTGGATCTTTTGGCTGGCATGTCTGAATCTTCTTTTTGGGCATCACTGCTTTAGCAAACTACTAGCATCTGCCTGTAATTGCTGAAGGCTTTGATATCGGGTTTCATTTCGTTGAACTTTAAGTTGGCAACTCATCAATTGGAGTCAACtgcttcatttatttttttgggatgtTCCAAGGTATTATTTCTTCACTGGTTATGTTGTAGTGGTGGAAAAGGCAATAGATCTAGTTCAGGTTTAGGATAGGCAGCAGGCACAACTGGAGGATCACTGTCCAGGTCACAAATCGTGGATCGTTTCATGTCAATCACTGACTTGGAATTGCGATTTAGATAGCTGAAGAAGTAAGCATATTACATTAATACTAGTCGTTCGTTTGTTCCAGTGTTTGCTATATGGTCATTTACTGATAGAAATGCTTTAATTCATTGTACATTGGAGTAAGGTGGGACTAGTCTTTGgagtttttgtcatttttacTTCAATTATTGTAGTTCTACCTCATCTTCCTCCTTACATCCGCGGGTTCTCGACTATATGTAATGGCGTAAATTTCAGAGAAATGCAAAAGAATTggtattcttttttttgtgcATGTCTATATTTTGGTTAGTTATATcaattttagttattttcacCTATATTCACCGTTGAAAATACTGAGTTAACTTCATGGAGTTGTATCAATGAAGTTTAGGATCTCCATTTTGTAATATTTGTGAGTGCGCTATGGTCCAAGTAAACTCAGTATTTTTGACACTGAATATaggtgaaaataaataaaacaattattatattCGCGCAATGATTTCAATTCTAAGAACTTTAAAGATTGAAATTTACTTATTTCTCCATGTATGTTATGATTGGTAAGCCCATTCACCATATCAACATGGACGAATCTAGTCAACGAGCTAAGGATTCATCGGAACCCAATAGCTTTAATGAAGGAGCTACGAGGTCATCTAACCCAATACTTTTGTTTAGACCTTGTATATGTCGTAAATAATCCATTGGAATGGATAAATTTCGAACCCAGAGGGGATTATAAAGTGGGGAGAAGTGAAAGTTGAATTAATCAACCATCTAAGCTATTAAAATTCCCTATCAATTTTGCATAGGTACATGAATTTTCACTTTCATTCAAGCTTAATAAtatactataaaataaaaatattgatttacTACAAGTTCTCTATACAACAAAAAGTCTCCCAtcagaagtagaagaagatgCTGCAGCTGCGATTCATCTGAAGCCACTGCTTTCAATGCGGAACATAAATTTACACATAAGAATCCACTACAATTGCAATAAATAGTAGTTCGGAACCTATAATTTTAAGTTCTTTCAATGCTAAATAACTTACAGACTGAACTCATTCAGCTTAAATCCTAGATCCGCCTCTGAGTTCAGAAATTCAGAATCCTTCCTACGTTGCGGTAATTCAACCTTCAGCCAGAAATCTTGTTGTACAAGATCAGAAACAGAGCCATTTTTCAcatatatgaaagaaaaaacaattgatCTATCTCGATTTGAAAGTAATACATTCACTCGTTCGTTTTTTCACTATTTACGCGGAGAAAAAGGGATCCTCAagcttatcttcttcttcttcttttgatcAGTGACTTTGTTGTGATCGCGAAGAACACAAACGTCGCCATTGCAGACGAATCGGCTTGATTCTGAAGATTCAGAGAAACAGCCCCAGAAATTAAACAAAGCCATTAATGAAGAAATTGTGgcttctctccttttttttctcctcaaaatctctctatttgctttgtttatttgaaattatgtGATTCtgttatatatagagagagcaACAAAAAATGTGAACACCGTGTGAAAGTTGTTCATGCCAATTTAGTCCATTTAAACCACCCATTACCATTCCTTattatctataaaaaaatagtcaatttgtttcaatttatatgatatattttttttaaatcaagtccaattcaaaagtaatataattttaaattttgtattttactcttaatgagTATAATGATTTGACTTTATAACTGTACTCATAAATTTCAAtcgttttcttttaaaattttatactaGTTAACGTGTTGAATCATTTTTCCATCATATCAATTGAGACGAAGAAAGTAAATACTTCCCATGACTATTTGTTTAatgtttgaattgacttttcAAGGAAATAATTGTGCTTTTGCCCTTCAAATTAGTCGGTATTTAGTTTTTGCTTTTAGCAATTGAACTTATATCTAGTAAGATATAAGTTTTTTAAGGGTAGAGATAATAATTTGtgaaatattatgatataataataaCCATAATTATTCACGGTGGTCTCACAAAAAAAAGGTTATTTCCAATAAtattaatacaaaaatatatatttataatttggaaaaaaattatttaccttgAGGACAAAAGTGTCAACAACCCTCCTCAATTCATAATattgttttcaattttctctaTTGGGCCCACCACTAGCAATTAAACACGTTTTAATGAATGTGGTCTTCCTTCTAAAGAGCACATCcatatttttgagttttttttttcaaagattaTAGGGgctatacaaaatatatttatgtaatcagatcacttaaaaaataattataataattattaattgatGTGCGAAAGCAAGTATCTCGTGAAATTAGTTGAGACGTGTGAAAATTGATCCAAACATCACgatgataaaaaaatatgtatacaaGAAATATCTAGGTAGATGCAATAAGAAACACTAGAATAACTAGTGGGAAGGTGTCTTCATGTGTGTACAAGATTTAGGTCAACAATTTTGACATTTAACCCATCACCATTATGTTTTTGTACTTGCTAGTTGCTACATGTGCTTTTGACAATGGAACCATACCTTTGATGGGCTAGTGAATGGCTTTTGTTGTTTcaagtttttaacttttgaaaCTATTTGATTCAATCACGATCACGATAGATATTTAGTCAGTTACGATTGTGCTTAcatcaaaactttttttctaTAATATCAAAAGTTGATTCAATTGCAACACTTATTGTAACAAAAAAAAGCGTAAACTCATTTTAAAGTACAAGTAAAGTAAACATTCTCtattaaaactattttatatagAGGATTTGAAATCGAGAATGTTAATAGGTGGAGAAATCTTATTACCTTAATAATTCTACTAACCATCAAGCATGCATTACCAAAATTTTGCTCTTTAAATTTACTGTATTCTAAATTTATGattcatatatacaaatgtaataatttgaattaaaattattgacTTTTATCGAATATCATAATGTAAATGGTGCATTCCCGCTCCGCGAGAATAGGCCCCGTACCcaaatatgatatttattaaATGTCTATTCATGTTGTTATATGTCGTTACGTGACTTAACCAATCTCTTATATAGTCCACAAACAACTTTCAATTATTCATTGCCAATCAATTTTATAGACACAAAATAAAGTTTACTCTATTGAACATAAACCCTATTTTAGTGCTAGTTGCTTGGATAAATGGAATAACAAATAACGTCAATTCAGTGAAATATTGAATATTATGTGTTCAGTATGTAcacaaacttattttttttatgatcgtTGGTCAGTATCAGGTTTTGTGCATCTCGATTAATTCCACGAAATATCTGCTATTCCCACCAACAACAGGTACcaagtaactctatccaccaaaactagaacaaataagaaaaatcaTCTAGTATTTTTTTGTCTCCATTGAGAATTGAAAAGTTATACAACTAATTTTAGATGTTTCTATATGTGTTCAGTCAATTATTTTACCATATATCATTTGTCTCCACTGAGAATTTGAAAAATCATACTAATTTTAaaggtttatatatatattcagtcAATTATTTAACTATGATACGTTAATATAAATATtcgatacaaataaattttCTCTATCCATCTATCGAATGCATGCACCTTTCCAAATTTCTTTATAAGGAGCTGAAAATAGTTTAATAAAGTAGCTGATATTGTTTATAGCACACCAATACATTGACaattgtttaatttaataatatataaaaggaCAATTCATAAAAGCCACAACAAACTAGTCAAAAATTTGATTAATCAATTAAGCCtaaatatcattaattaattaacacgATTGTACAAAAACATTTGTAATCATTTTGATCTTCACGATTCTAACTCTCAAATTAATATTAGAGTACtcaattattgatttaaatctAATTTTCCTTATACGAGCAATCAATTAATAGATTTTCATATTCATGCTTTCAAAATCATGAATTCGTATTTCAATTTGCAACAATCATGTTAATCTTTCGATTTTTCCATCTCACTAACAACTCAATTTTTCGAGCTTATTCGTAACGAAAGACTTCAACTAGTAGATAAATATGAGAATTTGAATTCGAATTAACATAACCTAAAATCAAAGAGATACATAAATCGACTTAAATTGCTATAAAATGTAAACTATTGTTACTATTTGATAATAATTCGATTTGAACAAAATTATCAATTCAACCATTCGAATAATCTCCCAAAAAATTGACCTGGAAAATCGAACCTCGAAGATGGATCATCATCAGTAACCAACATAGACAGCAGCATTCACAATGTAACAATCATCATTTTTATCTCCCATTTCTTCAACTTCAACACCACTGGAGCATATCAATCCGCCATCAACGACCTCAACGTTCGAGATTCTTCCAtaaggaaacactgatttcacTTTCTCCAGATCTAGAGTGTGGTGTAGAGGCCGAGGAACTCCTAATTTGATTTGCAATTTCATCTGATCGAATGAAACTCCAGGTATAGATCCTCTTCTGAACGCTGGTATTGAATTGGATGAAATTGCATTTTTACAGGCTCGCATAGCAGCTGAGGTTACGTCTTGACCGTGTTGATCGTAGCCGACGCCCATTTCGACAAAGAGAAGAGTCATCGATGAATTAGGTACACACGCCATAGCCGCCGCCGacgaagaggaggaagaagctGTGATTTGACGGCGATGGATTCGAGGTACgaaaggaaaatgagttgagCTAGATAAGGCAAACCGGCAAAATGCGGCTTATAGTGAAAAGACCAGCTAAGGGCATGTTTGGtacattgaaaaataaattctgATCATTTTTGGCAAAGAGGTACACTCTCCGTTCCTTTTTTAgttatagtttttgaatatctaaaatttattttatcaaattaatacaatctaatttaattttaaaattagttaaattgactCTAAAAAAGCATCAGGCTTCGCTGACCCAACAGTTGTGGCCCAATCTCAGTCTTTCAACAATAAAGGCTATCATATATGTTTCTCTCATTCCATGCTCTCCTAAATTGGGATAAGGTGTTTTTACGTCGAAAACAATTTCTTTACCCTCCATAAAGTAagggtaaaataacatatacgCTAATAAAATTTGCAACAATCTTTTTCATCTACtactaagaaagaaaaaatcttaaaatatttCGTCAATAAATGACAAAACTCCGTTGTATAGATGTCATCAACGGAGATTAGGATGAGCTTTGATGAAAGTAACTGTGAAGATGATCTGCTATATGCATCCAAAACAACACTAATTACTTGTTAAAATAGTGATGATTGGGGGTAGAAAACTTCGTCTTGTCATGTCATATCTAATCACTTCCCCACCGTTTTCAAAAT
This region includes:
- the LOC125876145 gene encoding uncharacterized protein LOC125876145 isoform X1, producing the protein MGQIVKTKKKGRPSKADLARRNAAVEQSESASAKQERELRRSGRRRNVRYAFDIDDYLDDDEYFVEDDEDERGREKKLKHLLKLQSDEIGAESTPSRTRRVSVGPATSASSSDDGDGRKPSKKRRINGDDDRDEDEEDNDDEIEIENENDDEARGRNEEAKDVDSAPGTPSEPNSGMPLPDKKTMELILDKLQKKDIYGVYAEPVDPEELPDYHEVIDNPMDFTTVRNKLRTGSYATLEQLESDIFLICSNAMQYNSSDTVYHKQARTIQELATKKFEKLRIKYVRSEKDVKLEQKTKYGSVVRKQIKKPMVQMFQETVGSDFSSGATLAAAGDNHYLNNTSLAGVSVKPYGVDGLAEGNSSLIDQNVDKAEESLSGKGPLSRFGRKSTVPDENRRGSYNISTQPVGNTDSIFSTFEDESKHLVTVGLYSDHAYARSLARFAATLGPVAWRVASQKIEQALPPGFKFGRGWVGEYEPLPTPVLVLENYTLKEPPFFSKSVHKFGAQKNEKTSEDAIAPKDKPLSRPMLEGKSPYLGSAKGKSMESGLNVLIPTKELSPREVNLEGRTSFLSSGKKPAVCASPRYQHPDLQSRNFNEPDKKIHFKSEPEKKINFKTEPDKKLQKQVELNCPPSASPRNSEITRKSNVTVTSEAPGSRSTGVSPRNPFSSGSFKQSAKNGTAVGGMANGRAVNNNPDTTPAAHLTADKVPTVRKVAGFFHQEQEQGLSDPVQLMRMLSEKAQNQQNSLSQSLTDASPISPVTPSVRKNDLANAAATAARAWMSVGAGGFRQGMETASSQNSHISADSLYNPSRNVQQQTSRVRGEHPASAMHFQAENSSPLHAFVPHPARVGSEAQFQNPQMIFRQSIPADLSRFQVQSAWQGFNQPAQPRQKQDSLPPDLNISFQSSGSPGRPSSTVLVDSQQPDLALQL
- the LOC125876145 gene encoding uncharacterized protein LOC125876145 isoform X2, translating into MGQIVKTKKKGRPSKADLARRNAAVEQSESASAKQERELRRSGRRRNVRYAFDIDDYLDDDEYFVEDDEDERGREKKLKHLLKLQSDEIGAESTPSRTRRVSVGPATSASSSDDGDGRKPSKKRRINGDDDRDEDEEDNDDEIEIENENDDEARGRNEEAKDVDSAPGTPSEPNSGMPLPDKKTMELILDKLQKKDIYGVYAEPVDPEELPDYHEVIDNPMDFTTVRNKLRTGSYATLEQLESDIFLICSNAMQYNSSDTVYHKQARTIQELATKKFEKLRIKYVRSEKDVKLEQKTKYGSVVRKQIKKPMVQMFQETVGSDFSSGATLAAAGDNHYLNNTSLAGVSVKPYGVDGLAEGNSSLIDQNVDKAEESLSGKGPLSRFGRKSTVPDENRRGSYNISTQPVGNTDSIFSTFEDESKHLVTVGLYSDHAYARSLARFAATLGPVAWRVASQKIEQALPPGFKFGRGWVGEYEPLPTPVLVLENYTLKEPPFFSKSVHKFGAQKNEKTSEDAIAPKDKPLSRPMLEGKSPYLGSAKGKSMESGLNVLIPTKELSPREVNLEGRTSFLSSGKKPAVCASPRYQHPDLQSRNFNEPDKKIHFKSEPDKKLQKQVELNCPPSASPRNSEITRKSNVTVTSEAPGSRSTGVSPRNPFSSGSFKQSAKNGTAVGGMANGRAVNNNPDTTPAAHLTADKVPTVRKVAGFFHQEQEQGLSDPVQLMRMLSEKAQNQQNSLSQSLTDASPISPVTPSVRKNDLANAAATAARAWMSVGAGGFRQGMETASSQNSHISADSLYNPSRNVQQQTSRVRGEHPASAMHFQAENSSPLHAFVPHPARVGSEAQFQNPQMIFRQSIPADLSRFQVQSAWQGFNQPAQPRQKQDSLPPDLNISFQSSGSPGRPSSTVLVDSQQPDLALQL
- the LOC125876145 gene encoding uncharacterized protein LOC125876145 isoform X3, producing the protein MPLPDKKTMELILDKLQKKDIYGVYAEPVDPEELPDYHEVIDNPMDFTTVRNKLRTGSYATLEQLESDIFLICSNAMQYNSSDTVYHKQARTIQELATKKFEKLRIKYVRSEKDVKLEQKTKYGSVVRKQIKKPMVQMFQETVGSDFSSGATLAAAGDNHYLNNTSLAGVSVKPYGVDGLAEGNSSLIDQNVDKAEESLSGKGPLSRFGRKSTVPDENRRGSYNISTQPVGNTDSIFSTFEDESKHLVTVGLYSDHAYARSLARFAATLGPVAWRVASQKIEQALPPGFKFGRGWVGEYEPLPTPVLVLENYTLKEPPFFSKSVHKFGAQKNEKTSEDAIAPKDKPLSRPMLEGKSPYLGSAKGKSMESGLNVLIPTKELSPREVNLEGRTSFLSSGKKPAVCASPRYQHPDLQSRNFNEPDKKIHFKSEPEKKINFKTEPDKKLQKQVELNCPPSASPRNSEITRKSNVTVTSEAPGSRSTGVSPRNPFSSGSFKQSAKNGTAVGGMANGRAVNNNPDTTPAAHLTADKVPTVRKVAGFFHQEQEQGLSDPVQLMRMLSEKAQNQQNSLSQSLTDASPISPVTPSVRKNDLANAAATAARAWMSVGAGGFRQGMETASSQNSHISADSLYNPSRNVQQQTSRVRGEHPASAMHFQAENSSPLHAFVPHPARVGSEAQFQNPQMIFRQSIPADLSRFQVQSAWQGFNQPAQPRQKQDSLPPDLNISFQSSGSPGRPSSTVLVDSQQPDLALQL
- the LOC125876161 gene encoding uncharacterized protein LOC125876161; this translates as MACVPNSSMTLLFVEMGVGYDQHGQDVTSAAMRACKNAISSNSIPAFRRGSIPGVSFDQMKLQIKLGVPRPLHHTLDLEKVKSVFPYGRISNVEVVDGGLICSSGVEVEEMGDKNDDCYIVNAAVYVGY